In Rahnella sikkimica, the following are encoded in one genomic region:
- the leuC gene encoding 3-isopropylmalate dehydratase large subunit — MKPKTLYEKHIDSHTVRTLDDKGHVLLYIDRQVINEYTSPQAFSGLRDAGRRVWRPETSLAVVDHVNPTAPLRTRQMPDAGGARQVSYLAENCAEFGIELFDILDSRQGIEHVVAPEQGFILPGMVIAAGDSHTTTYGALGAFGFGIGTSEIEHLLATQTLVYKRLKTLRVTVNGTLHNGITAKDVVMALVAKIGAAGATGYAIEFCGQGIDMLSVEGRMTICNMAVEAGARGAFMAPDDKVFAYLKDKPRAPKGQQWDEAVAVWRTLRSDPDAVFDREVELRAGDIAPMVSWGTSPDQALAIGGRVPDPESEPDAARRKDLQRALSYMGLRAGQPLNSIGISHAFIGSCTNARIEDLRAAADVVRGKKVASAVRAMIVPGSSQVRAQAEAEGLAEIFIQAGFEWRQSGCSMCLAMNDDVLSPGDRCASSTNRNFEGRQGAGARTHLMSPAMVAAAAICGHLTDVREV; from the coding sequence ATGAAGCCAAAAACGCTGTATGAAAAACACATCGACAGCCACACCGTCCGCACGCTGGACGACAAAGGACATGTGTTGCTGTACATCGACCGGCAGGTAATTAACGAGTACACCAGCCCGCAGGCTTTCAGCGGTTTGCGTGACGCGGGTCGTCGCGTCTGGCGGCCGGAAACCTCACTGGCAGTGGTCGATCACGTCAACCCGACTGCGCCTTTGCGCACACGGCAGATGCCGGACGCCGGTGGTGCACGCCAGGTTTCCTATCTCGCCGAGAACTGCGCAGAATTTGGCATCGAGCTGTTTGATATTCTCGATTCCCGTCAGGGCATTGAACACGTTGTCGCGCCGGAACAGGGCTTTATCTTACCGGGCATGGTGATTGCCGCCGGTGACAGCCACACCACAACGTATGGCGCGCTGGGCGCATTCGGGTTTGGTATCGGCACGTCAGAAATTGAACATCTGCTGGCGACCCAGACGCTGGTTTACAAACGCCTGAAAACCTTGCGCGTCACGGTGAATGGCACGCTGCACAACGGCATTACTGCCAAAGATGTGGTGATGGCGCTGGTGGCTAAAATCGGGGCGGCTGGCGCAACGGGTTACGCTATCGAATTCTGCGGTCAGGGCATCGATATGCTGAGCGTCGAAGGCCGCATGACCATCTGCAATATGGCGGTGGAAGCCGGTGCGCGCGGTGCGTTCATGGCACCGGACGATAAAGTGTTTGCTTACCTGAAAGATAAACCCCGCGCACCAAAAGGCCAGCAATGGGACGAAGCCGTCGCAGTCTGGCGCACGCTGCGCAGTGACCCGGACGCGGTGTTTGACCGCGAAGTTGAGCTGCGCGCCGGAGATATCGCCCCGATGGTCAGTTGGGGAACCAGCCCGGATCAGGCGCTGGCGATTGGCGGACGCGTACCCGATCCGGAATCCGAACCGGATGCCGCGCGGCGCAAAGATCTGCAACGTGCACTCAGCTATATGGGATTACGCGCCGGGCAACCGCTGAACAGCATTGGCATCAGCCACGCCTTTATCGGCTCCTGCACCAATGCGCGTATTGAAGATTTGCGCGCCGCCGCCGACGTTGTGCGTGGCAAAAAAGTGGCTTCTGCGGTACGGGCGATGATCGTTCCCGGCTCGAGTCAGGTGCGCGCGCAGGCTGAAGCCGAAGGGCTGGCAGAAATATTTATTCAGGCCGGTTTTGAGTGGAGGCAGTCCGGCTGTTCGATGTGTCTGGCAATGAATGACGACGTTTTGTCACCGGGCGACCGTTGCGCATCAAGCACCAACCGTAATTTCGAAGGCCGTCAGGGTGCCGGTGCGCGGACCCATCTGATGAGCCCGGCGATGGTTGCCGCCGCCGCAATTTGCGGTCATCTGACTGATGTTCGTGAAGTGTGA
- a CDS encoding endonuclease/exonuclease/phosphatase family protein, with protein MQALRIIVCVLTVIMTFLTLLPLSKNQRWWVRVWDFPRLQMVSLCLLFLLTELLILPFDGVLTGVVIILTVACMAYQGWWILPYTRLYRVQVKKTVPNGHSRIKIMNSNVLTTNRETAQLLSQIQEHKPDIIVLLETDQWWEDQMAPLEADYPYSLRCPLDNLYGMHVYSRLPMHGEQIQFLVAKDIPSMHFRAELPSGEHVVLHCLHPRPPSPTEADESTARDGELIAVGHTAAKAHFPTIVTGDLNDVAWSRTTRLFMKISGLLDPRRGRGMYNTFHASYPFLRWPLDHVFHSKDFTLIDLKRLDFMGSDHFPILVELALTPCLGKDQEPLEIESDDLEEAREKLELAGVKLTDIYPANKKTGQ; from the coding sequence ATGCAAGCACTCCGAATTATCGTCTGCGTTCTGACGGTCATCATGACCTTCCTGACGCTGCTTCCTCTTTCTAAAAATCAGCGCTGGTGGGTGCGTGTTTGGGATTTCCCGCGCCTGCAAATGGTTTCCCTGTGTCTGCTTTTTCTGCTGACTGAACTGCTGATTTTGCCGTTTGACGGCGTGCTGACCGGCGTTGTGATTATCCTGACGGTCGCCTGCATGGCGTATCAGGGCTGGTGGATATTGCCTTACACCCGTTTGTACCGCGTGCAGGTGAAGAAGACGGTGCCCAACGGCCATTCGCGTATCAAAATCATGAACAGCAATGTGCTCACCACCAACCGTGAGACCGCGCAGCTGCTCAGCCAGATTCAGGAACATAAACCGGATATTATCGTGCTGCTGGAAACCGACCAGTGGTGGGAAGACCAGATGGCGCCGCTGGAGGCCGATTACCCGTACAGCCTGCGCTGTCCGCTGGATAATTTGTACGGCATGCACGTCTATTCCCGTTTGCCGATGCACGGCGAGCAGATCCAGTTTCTGGTGGCGAAAGACATTCCTTCGATGCATTTCCGTGCCGAACTGCCGTCGGGGGAACACGTGGTGCTTCACTGTCTTCATCCGAGGCCGCCAAGCCCCACCGAAGCGGATGAATCGACCGCCCGTGATGGCGAGCTGATCGCCGTCGGGCATACCGCCGCGAAAGCGCATTTTCCGACCATTGTGACCGGTGATCTGAATGACGTGGCCTGGTCGCGAACCACCCGTTTATTCATGAAAATCAGCGGGCTGCTCGATCCGCGTCGTGGCCGCGGGATGTACAATACTTTCCACGCCAGCTATCCGTTTTTGCGCTGGCCGCTGGATCACGTTTTCCACAGCAAAGATTTCACGCTGATTGACCTGAAAAGGCTGGATTTCATGGGCTCCGATCACTTCCCGATCCTGGTCGAACTGGCGCTGACGCCTTGTCTGGGTAAAGATCAGGAGCCGCTGGAAATCGAAAGCGATGATCTTGAAGAGGCGCGGGAAAAGCTGGAGCTGGCGGGTGTAAAACTCACGGATATCTATCCTGCTAATAAGAAAACAGGCCAATAA
- a CDS encoding DMT family transporter, with protein MNLMLIPLVVLAGMGLSLEAGLIGPLGTEVGHLWATLSIFGVGAVLTGLLVLFFSPRNAPSFTEQPGWQLLGGVLGPVYVVVLTLATPVIGIGMTMIAILSGQVAKSVLIDHFGWFGTPHKKVGGERLLALLFIIAALVLIAWG; from the coding sequence ATGAATCTGATGTTAATTCCGCTGGTGGTGCTGGCGGGTATGGGGCTTTCACTGGAAGCGGGGCTTATCGGCCCGCTGGGCACGGAGGTCGGGCATTTGTGGGCAACGCTCAGTATTTTTGGCGTCGGCGCGGTGCTGACGGGTTTGCTGGTGCTGTTTTTCAGCCCACGTAATGCGCCTTCTTTCACTGAGCAACCCGGCTGGCAGCTGCTCGGCGGCGTGCTGGGACCGGTGTATGTCGTGGTGCTGACACTTGCGACGCCGGTAATAGGTATCGGGATGACGATGATCGCAATTTTATCCGGGCAGGTGGCGAAAAGTGTTCTGATCGACCATTTCGGCTGGTTTGGTACACCGCATAAAAAAGTGGGCGGCGAACGCTTGCTGGCCTTGCTCTTTATCATTGCTGCACTTGTTCTGATTGCCTGGGGTTAA
- a CDS encoding DMT family transporter: MTEMIMIVLAIVAGAALSMQAAVNGQLGEKVGVLKSAFLTFSVGAAITAVLILFLQTPQQATLLTVPKWQLMGALFGVPYIIVMVTAVPRVGTAVATVAVILGQLAMGMLIDNFGWLDNPQIALSWHRLAAIPCLIIALALIYRSNRKAA; encoded by the coding sequence ATGACTGAAATGATTATGATTGTTCTGGCTATCGTGGCCGGTGCGGCGCTGAGTATGCAGGCGGCGGTCAACGGGCAACTGGGCGAAAAGGTCGGCGTTCTGAAAAGCGCATTTCTGACGTTCAGCGTCGGCGCGGCCATCACGGCGGTGCTGATTCTGTTTCTGCAAACGCCGCAGCAGGCAACGTTGCTGACCGTACCCAAATGGCAACTGATGGGGGCGTTATTTGGTGTGCCTTACATCATTGTGATGGTAACCGCGGTGCCGCGGGTAGGGACGGCGGTCGCGACGGTCGCCGTGATTTTAGGGCAACTGGCAATGGGAATGCTCATCGACAATTTCGGCTGGCTGGATAACCCGCAAATCGCGCTGTCGTGGCACCGTCTGGCGGCGATCCCTTGTCTGATTATCGCGCTGGCGCTGATTTACCGGAGCAACCGGAAAGCGGCATAA
- a CDS encoding GNAT family N-acetyltransferase: MSESSSLHWQDYHHSELNAAQIYAILALRSEVFVVEQTCVYQDIDGQDLAGENRHVVAWLDGKPAAYARILRHEDDVAIGRVIVAPSARGLKLGYQLMEQALAACQKHWPGERIAISAQAHLQQFYGRLGFVAYTEIYDEDGIAHVGMEFKV, from the coding sequence ATGAGCGAATCTTCATCTCTCCACTGGCAGGATTATCACCACAGCGAACTTAACGCCGCACAGATTTACGCCATTCTGGCCCTGCGCAGCGAAGTGTTTGTGGTCGAGCAGACCTGTGTTTATCAGGATATCGACGGGCAGGATCTGGCTGGCGAAAATCGTCATGTCGTCGCATGGCTCGACGGGAAACCGGCGGCGTACGCGCGTATTTTGCGTCATGAGGATGATGTTGCCATCGGGCGGGTGATCGTCGCGCCTTCCGCCCGTGGCCTGAAACTGGGCTATCAGTTGATGGAACAGGCGCTGGCGGCGTGCCAGAAACACTGGCCGGGTGAGCGGATTGCGATTTCCGCGCAGGCGCACTTACAACAGTTCTACGGCAGACTGGGGTTTGTGGCGTATACGGAGATTTATGATGAAGATGGGATCGCGCATGTTGGGATGGAGTTTAAGGTTTAG
- the leuD gene encoding 3-isopropylmalate dehydratase small subunit, whose translation MQAFTVLTGATAPFPAANVDTDVIMPKQFLKGIDRSGLDKGVFFDLRFLADGSPDPAFILNQPAWHGAKFLLVGPNFGCGSSREHAVWGLKQLGIRALIGTTFAGIFFDNCQRNGVLTVQLDPQQWAQLAEQVTQAESNEIIVDLPAQTIGLHDGQHIAFNIDELSKMSLLNGLDAVGNTLRYSDEIREFQQMHLQRNPWLA comes from the coding sequence ATGCAAGCATTTACCGTGTTAACCGGCGCGACTGCGCCCTTCCCGGCGGCTAACGTCGATACTGATGTGATTATGCCGAAGCAGTTTCTAAAAGGCATCGACCGCAGCGGGCTGGATAAAGGCGTGTTTTTCGATCTGCGTTTTCTGGCCGACGGCTCGCCCGATCCGGCGTTTATCCTCAACCAGCCAGCGTGGCATGGGGCTAAATTCCTGCTGGTCGGCCCGAACTTTGGCTGTGGCTCAAGCCGCGAACATGCGGTGTGGGGGCTGAAACAGCTGGGGATACGGGCGCTGATTGGCACCACGTTTGCGGGGATCTTTTTCGACAACTGTCAGCGTAACGGCGTGCTCACCGTGCAGCTGGATCCACAGCAGTGGGCGCAGCTGGCCGAACAGGTTACGCAGGCAGAAAGCAACGAAATTATCGTCGATTTACCGGCGCAAACTATTGGCCTGCACGACGGGCAACACATTGCGTTTAACATCGATGAACTGAGCAAAATGTCCCTGCTTAACGGGCTGGATGCGGTAGGTAATACGCTGCGCTACAGCGATGAAATTCGTGAATTTCAGCAGATGCATTTGCAGCGTAATCCGTGGCTGGCGTGA
- a CDS encoding nucleoside-specific channel-forming protein Tsx, protein MKNKIIAAGALMALSYSATVLADDSKGEFVSDWWHQSVNVVGSADTRFGPTLRNDVYLEYEAFAHKDWFDFYGYIDIPKTFGAGNGNDTGIWDKNGSPLFMEIEPRFSIDKLTGTDLSFGPFKEWYFANNYIYDMGPDSNNRQNTWYMGLGTDIDTHLPMSLSLNVYAKYQWENYSAANENSWDGYRFKVKYFVPLTQLWGGNLSYIGFTNFDWGSTLGNDDFRDLNGNKARSNNSIASSHILSLNYTHWHYSFVARYFHNGGQWADGAELNFGNGDFSVKSTGWGYYGVIGYNF, encoded by the coding sequence ATGAAAAATAAAATTATTGCAGCAGGCGCTTTGATGGCTTTGTCCTACAGCGCGACCGTGCTCGCTGATGATAGCAAGGGCGAATTTGTTTCAGACTGGTGGCACCAGAGTGTCAACGTTGTAGGCAGCGCCGACACCCGTTTCGGACCGACTCTGCGTAACGATGTTTATCTTGAATATGAAGCGTTTGCGCACAAAGACTGGTTTGATTTCTACGGCTATATCGATATTCCTAAAACCTTCGGTGCGGGTAACGGTAACGACACCGGTATCTGGGACAAAAACGGTTCTCCGCTGTTTATGGAAATCGAACCGCGTTTCTCTATCGATAAGCTGACCGGCACTGACCTGAGCTTTGGTCCGTTCAAAGAGTGGTACTTTGCGAACAACTATATCTACGATATGGGCCCGGACAGCAATAACCGTCAGAACACCTGGTACATGGGTCTGGGTACCGATATTGATACTCATCTGCCGATGAGCCTGTCTCTGAACGTGTATGCGAAATACCAGTGGGAAAACTACAGCGCAGCGAACGAAAACAGCTGGGACGGGTACCGTTTCAAAGTGAAATACTTCGTTCCTCTGACACAGCTGTGGGGCGGTAACCTGAGCTACATCGGGTTCACCAACTTCGACTGGGGCTCCACGCTGGGCAACGACGATTTCCGTGACCTGAACGGCAACAAAGCGCGTTCTAACAACTCAATCGCGTCCAGCCATATCCTCTCGCTGAACTACACACACTGGCATTATTCGTTCGTGGCGCGTTACTTCCACAACGGCGGCCAATGGGCTGACGGCGCTGAGCTGAACTTCGGTAACGGTGATTTCAGCGTGAAATCTACCGGCTGGGGTTACTACGGCGTGATCGGTTACAACTTCTGA
- a CDS encoding LysR family transcriptional regulator codes for MKSFNQINIQSLRLFVAVLEQGNFSEVARREAMSPSTVSRVIAQLEQALQTQLLYRNTRAVSPTESGKLLAEHARQVLAQLDLAEQDLQEQSSEPGGLVRINAPVVFGQRHIAPWLPELNTRFPRLNIELMQTDDFIDPLQDSVDLLIRIGVMADSTLQARTLGHQNFRLAASPTYLARAGIPATPDDLSNHSCLVFKGFAGSQRWYFRHPEKEWRSWNLRGALTSNNAETLTQAAIGGMGLVVFPTWLIGDALRAGTLVSVLPEYQVSTSPEPQTISALYPNARRASVKVRVVIDYLVEKFGLPAYWE; via the coding sequence ATGAAAAGCTTCAATCAGATCAACATTCAGTCTTTGCGCCTGTTTGTCGCGGTGCTCGAACAGGGGAATTTCTCCGAAGTGGCGCGGCGTGAAGCCATGTCCCCGTCGACGGTTTCGCGCGTTATTGCCCAACTGGAGCAGGCATTACAGACGCAGCTGCTGTACCGCAACACGCGCGCGGTCAGCCCGACAGAATCCGGAAAGTTACTGGCGGAGCATGCGCGTCAGGTGCTGGCACAGCTAGATCTCGCCGAACAGGATTTGCAGGAGCAAAGCAGCGAACCGGGCGGGCTGGTGCGCATTAATGCGCCGGTGGTTTTTGGTCAGCGTCATATTGCACCCTGGCTGCCGGAACTGAATACGCGTTTTCCCCGGCTGAACATCGAACTGATGCAGACGGATGATTTTATCGATCCGTTGCAGGACAGCGTCGATCTGCTGATCCGAATCGGCGTCATGGCCGATTCCACCCTTCAGGCGCGAACGCTCGGGCACCAGAACTTCCGCCTCGCCGCCAGCCCGACGTATCTCGCCCGCGCGGGAATACCGGCCACGCCGGACGATCTTTCTAACCACAGTTGTCTGGTTTTTAAAGGATTTGCCGGTTCCCAGCGGTGGTACTTCCGCCACCCGGAAAAAGAATGGCGATCCTGGAACCTGCGCGGTGCTCTGACCAGCAATAACGCTGAAACCCTGACGCAGGCGGCCATCGGCGGAATGGGGTTAGTCGTTTTCCCGACCTGGCTGATTGGCGATGCACTTCGCGCGGGAACGCTGGTGAGCGTGTTGCCTGAATATCAGGTTTCGACATCACCTGAGCCGCAAACTATCTCGGCACTTTATCCTAATGCCCGCAGGGCTTCAGTTAAGGTGCGGGTGGTGATTGATTATCTGGTGGAGAAGTTTGGCTTACCAGCCTATTGGGAGTAG
- a CDS encoding LysR substrate-binding domain-containing protein — protein sequence MTTERDRLPLAEDLRVFLAVVNKQSFAAAATELGQSPAYVSKRIQILEEALNTRLLHRSTRGVRLTEDGERAQRWALQILDTFDQFIGDVSDSRSEVRGNVHICSSFGFGRCHVAPAVAELAERYPQLNLRLDLFDRVVDLVAEGIDLEILVGDDIPEQHIGKKLAQHQRILCASPQYLAAHGEPDSLNALTQHQCLVLKERDNPFGIWSLTGEGQEQRIRVKGVLSSNSGEVVLQWALKHHGIILRSEWDVRPYIDRGELVQVLPQFSQPASVWAVYPTRLADSAKLRVCVEFLHDRFSQLLQ from the coding sequence ATGACCACTGAACGTGATCGTTTACCGCTGGCGGAAGACTTGCGGGTTTTTCTGGCGGTGGTGAACAAGCAAAGTTTTGCCGCTGCGGCGACCGAACTCGGGCAGTCTCCGGCCTATGTCAGTAAGCGTATTCAGATCCTCGAAGAGGCGCTGAACACCCGTTTGCTGCATCGTTCGACCCGTGGCGTGCGCCTTACCGAAGACGGTGAACGCGCACAGCGCTGGGCGCTTCAAATTCTCGACACGTTCGATCAGTTCATCGGTGATGTTTCAGATTCCCGCAGCGAGGTGCGCGGCAACGTGCATATTTGCAGTTCGTTTGGTTTCGGGCGCTGCCATGTCGCGCCCGCCGTTGCCGAACTGGCCGAACGTTATCCGCAACTCAATCTGCGCCTTGATCTGTTTGACCGGGTGGTCGATCTGGTCGCCGAAGGCATTGATCTCGAAATTCTGGTCGGCGACGACATTCCCGAACAACACATCGGTAAAAAACTGGCGCAGCATCAGCGCATTCTCTGCGCTTCACCGCAGTATCTGGCGGCACACGGCGAACCCGATTCGCTGAACGCCCTGACGCAACACCAGTGTCTGGTGCTGAAAGAGCGCGATAATCCGTTTGGCATCTGGTCGCTGACCGGCGAAGGGCAGGAACAGCGCATCCGGGTGAAAGGCGTGTTGTCCTCTAACAGCGGCGAAGTGGTATTGCAGTGGGCACTGAAACACCACGGCATTATTTTGCGCTCTGAGTGGGATGTCCGGCCTTATATCGACCGGGGCGAACTGGTGCAGGTTTTACCGCAGTTTTCCCAGCCCGCCAGCGTCTGGGCGGTCTATCCCACACGGCTGGCAGATTCTGCAAAACTGCGGGTATGCGTTGAATTCCTGCACGACCGTTTTAGCCAGTTACTGCAATAA
- the parS gene encoding type II RES/Xre toxin-antitoxin system antitoxin has protein sequence MSSKITGLSSSQMKQPATPLWESAGLPAGSGVSLLNAIQKGFPVDSINRLNTELGWPKMVLLEIMGINERNYARRKAGNGLLKSDESERVARLVRTIDAATDLFEGDRVSALDWITRPAPALAGSRPLELLSSEAGAVEVNRLIGRLQHGVFS, from the coding sequence ATGAGTTCAAAAATTACCGGGCTGTCTTCCAGCCAAATGAAACAACCTGCAACGCCGCTGTGGGAATCTGCGGGGCTTCCCGCAGGCAGCGGAGTCAGTTTGCTAAATGCCATACAGAAAGGTTTTCCGGTTGATAGTATCAACCGCCTGAACACAGAGCTGGGGTGGCCGAAAATGGTTTTGCTGGAAATAATGGGAATTAACGAGCGCAATTATGCGCGGCGTAAAGCGGGAAACGGGTTGCTGAAAAGCGATGAAAGTGAGCGCGTGGCGCGTCTGGTTCGCACGATTGATGCGGCTACGGATCTGTTTGAAGGTGACCGTGTTTCAGCGCTGGACTGGATCACCCGCCCGGCCCCGGCGCTGGCCGGGTCAAGACCGCTGGAGCTGTTATCGTCTGAAGCAGGCGCGGTGGAAGTGAACCGGCTGATTGGCCGTCTTCAGCACGGGGTATTCAGTTGA
- a CDS encoding alpha/beta fold hydrolase: protein MFEHFTQGRMQVSGTEIAYRLAGQGEPLLLLHGHPQTQAIWHKVAPFLTSQFTVVLADLRGYGDSGKPEPDDEHLRYSKREMAQDQRELMAALGFNRFSVIAHDRGARVAHRLALDHPQAVKRLVLLDIAPTLSMYQQTNEAFARAYWHWFFLIRPAPLPETLITADPDQYLRSVMGSRSAGMQPFTDEAYADYLRCLQQNGTARGICEDYRASAGIDLQHDQEDLNASRKLRCPLLVLWGEKGTVGQCFAPLEEWRKVAEDAQGEALPCGHYIAEEQPELLLEKVLPFLR from the coding sequence ATGTTTGAACATTTTACCCAAGGCCGTATGCAGGTCAGCGGAACGGAGATCGCCTACCGGCTCGCCGGGCAGGGCGAGCCTTTGCTGTTACTGCACGGACACCCGCAAACGCAGGCGATCTGGCATAAAGTCGCGCCGTTTCTGACGTCTCAGTTCACCGTCGTTCTGGCCGATTTACGCGGCTACGGCGACAGCGGCAAACCCGAACCCGACGATGAACATCTGCGCTACAGCAAACGCGAAATGGCGCAAGATCAGCGGGAATTAATGGCCGCACTCGGCTTTAACCGGTTCAGCGTTATTGCCCATGACCGGGGTGCCCGTGTGGCGCACCGGCTGGCGCTGGATCATCCGCAGGCCGTTAAACGTCTGGTGCTGCTGGATATCGCGCCGACACTTTCGATGTATCAGCAAACCAATGAGGCTTTTGCCCGTGCTTACTGGCACTGGTTTTTCCTGATCCGACCGGCACCGCTGCCGGAAACGCTCATCACCGCCGATCCGGACCAGTATCTGCGCAGCGTCATGGGCAGTCGCAGCGCCGGTATGCAGCCTTTCACCGACGAAGCTTACGCAGATTATTTGCGCTGTCTGCAACAAAATGGAACGGCGCGCGGGATTTGCGAGGACTATCGGGCATCGGCAGGTATCGACCTGCAACACGACCAGGAAGATCTGAATGCGTCTCGCAAACTGCGTTGTCCGTTGCTGGTGCTTTGGGGCGAAAAAGGCACGGTCGGCCAATGTTTTGCACCGCTGGAAGAATGGCGAAAAGTCGCCGAAGACGCGCAGGGCGAAGCGCTGCCTTGCGGCCATTATATTGCCGAAGAACAACCGGAACTGTTGCTGGAGAAGGTATTGCCGTTCCTGCGATAG
- a CDS encoding RES family NAD+ phosphorylase, which translates to MKLFRIVQTQHLATAWSGAGAQIYGGRWNPPGRPVVYLTTSISLAILEILVHLQNSMLMRSYTLLSIEVPESLLDTLEVNELAADWRSPSPPDSTQRQGEAWLAEGEYVGLRVPSVIVPTEYNVLLNPQHPDFAQLLDSVERESMMFDPRLQ; encoded by the coding sequence TTGAAGCTGTTTCGTATTGTTCAGACACAACATTTAGCCACCGCCTGGTCGGGTGCCGGTGCCCAGATTTACGGTGGCCGGTGGAACCCGCCCGGCAGGCCGGTAGTGTATCTGACCACCAGCATTTCGCTGGCGATTCTGGAAATTCTGGTGCATTTGCAAAACAGCATGCTGATGCGCTCATATACGCTGCTCAGTATTGAGGTGCCGGAATCGCTGCTCGACACATTGGAAGTCAACGAACTGGCGGCCGACTGGCGCAGCCCTTCTCCGCCGGACAGCACGCAGCGTCAGGGTGAAGCGTGGCTGGCTGAAGGTGAATACGTCGGGCTGAGGGTTCCGTCGGTCATTGTCCCGACGGAATATAATGTGCTGCTCAATCCGCAACATCCGGATTTCGCGCAGTTGCTGGATTCCGTAGAGCGCGAGTCCATGATGTTCGACCCGCGTCTGCAATAA